The Candidatus Poribacteria bacterium genomic sequence GACCTCAACAGCGACGTGCTCCTGCGCCTCTGATGTAGACGCCCCGAGATGTGGGAGTGCCAGCACGTTCTCTAAATCCAGCAGTGGGGTATCCGTTGCCGGTTCGCTTTCAAAAACGTCAAGCGCAACACCGGCGAGCTGCCCAGTTTTCAAGGCGTGATAGAGCGCATCCTCATCAATAATGCCGCCACGGGCACAGTTAATCAGACGACAACTCGACTTCATCAACCCGAATTCCGACGCACCCACACTGTGATACGTTTCGGCGTTGAGATGCGTGTGGACCGAGATGTAATCGGATTCCTGAAAAAGCGTTTCCCGCTCGACGAGCCGGATGCCGATCTTTTCTGCCGCACTCGCCGAAATATACGGATCGTAGGCGATGATTTGCATCCCGAAAGCCTGGGCACGTCGAGCGACCTCCCGTCCGATCCGCCCGAGCCCAATCGTGCCGAAAACCTTCCCGTATAACTCGACCCCGATGAAGTCATTGCGTTGCCACGTTCTGTTTCGGAGCGAAATCCCAGCAGGCACGATATTGCGTGCCAGTGCCAACAGCATAGCGATGGTATGTTCCGCCGCTGCAATCGTATTTCCCGTTGGGGTGTTGACAACTAAAACGCCGTTTCGCGTTGCCGCTTGCACATCGATATTATCCACGCCGACCCCGGCGCGCCCGATGACCTTTAACTGCTTCGCCTTGTCAATCACATCCGCAGTCACCTTCGTCGCGCTTCTAATAAGCAGGGCATCGTAGTCAGCAATCCGGTCCAGCAATTCTTTATGAGAGAGGTTGAGGTCAACGTCCACCTCAAAATCTCCACTCTCTTCTAACACATCTAAACCTCGCTGCGACAGCAGGTCGCTGACCAGCACCTTGTTCATACGTCTAAAATCCTCCACCCTCATGGCGTTAAAATCGCTGCTTGCCCTGTTCCAGTACCCCTAATTATAGCACCTCCGAAACGTCCTGTCAATAACATTTTACTGGGTGTGTAAAGTTTTTGACCCTAAATGCGGCACGCCGTTTCTCATGCTTTGGACATAGCACCCCGCTGGGGTGCAAGAGGAATTTCCGCCTTTTCTATAGATATATTGCTCTGCTGGAGCAAGGAGGTATCTTTACATATGAACATTTCTTCACGCCAGCGGCGTGGTATGTCTATAGCAATCAGGATTCTCCAGAGTCGCACTCCAGCGGAGTGCTATGTGTTTTTGGGGTAAACTGCCAAAATATTTACATACCTCATTTACTTTACAATCAGGATCACTCAGTTTTCTTTTTTGTAGCGTATCCTATTAGGAGGTTGCACCTCATACATACACAGGAGACCAACGGTTTCCCTACTACAAGCGGGTCCTGTTCGTAGTCGTGCGATTTATCGCACGTCCGGATCGAAAGAAAAATGGAAAACTGAAGGGTTCCAAGTGAGGGATCAGGGTCAGTTATGGTAAATCCTATAGATAAGTAGACATTGGCAAGTCAATGTGTCATGAGCAAGACCGTTAATTCCCGCCTGATAAGGGAGTGAGAGGGGTTAAGTCATCAACTGTTTTGTAGTTGTATTAAGTCTTATTATTTTTAATTTGAAAAATTTATAAAATTGTCTTATTATAACAATACAGTCCTTCAACCACAACGGTCCACGCAAAACTTTACAAAGGTGACGATCCTGCCAAACGTACACATCAATGCCAACATCAATAAAACGATTTCCGTCGCGACAGGAGTCGGTATCTCCCAAGACCCAGCACCGCGTCGCCCCCTCGCGTCGTCCTTGAAGACTGCTAACAAACCGTTAGGCTGCCCCCCCCCACTTTACAAACAGTAAGTAATATCCTTCATAATACAGTATCAGCAGTGATTGCGCTGCTCGATGCTTCGCGCCCGCGCCGCCTCCGTCTCGCACGGAGTGTCTCGTCGCGGGCTATTTTTGTTGTCATACGACACACCAAAACACCGATTCTAAAAACGACAAGGAGATTTAAACATGAAAATAATCATATCTTTGCTCATCCTCATGAGCCTCTTGATAACTGAAGCCGTCGCTCAACTTCCTGCACCTGGTCCCCCTATAGGGCTTAGAGCAACGCCAGGTGACCGCCAATTTAAGCTGACGTGGACACATCCAAGCGGTATAAGCGTTGACGATATTGACGCGTATAAAGTAGAATGGTATGACTCGGCCGGTCAAACGACGGGTGATAACATTTTATGGGAGAACTCTAATCCTACTGTTGTTGAAGCAAATCCACATCACACATTCGAACGCAGGCACAACGGAACACAATATATTTTTAAGATGAGAGTTTATATGAAGAGCACCGCGGGTTACAGCGACCGGAATGGAGCATTCTCCCCGCTTAGAAAAGTAACGCCCATGATGCCTGCTCCAACAGATTTCACCGCAACTCTGGATGCCCCAACTACAGGGAGTAGGACAGTTACGCTGAGCTGGACAGCCATACCTCAATTACCTTTTACCACCGCCAATCGTGACGTCACCGATTACGAATACAGTCAAAATGGTGGAGCCTCTTGGACATCTACAGGTAGTACCAGCACGACCAAAACTGTATCTGGATTGCAAAATGGAAGGTCATATGCTTTCAGGGTCAGGGGTGTGCGTGCTTCTGAAGTAAAAGGACTCCCTTCTCGGACGGTAGTAGTAAGACCTTTGATAGATGCACCAGGGTCTCCGGGAACTCTTAACGTCCAAAGAGATGAGGATACCGCTACTTTAACGTGGAGTCCCCCAAGCGACGAAGAATCAGGGGAGATTACCAGATATGAGTATTCCGATGATGGGGGATCGACGTGGCAATCTACAGGGAGCACCGCTACAACATATACCGTAACCGGACTCGAAGCCGGAGAAACCTATACCTTCCTCGTCAGAGCCGTTTACGTAGATGGAACAACTTCACGAATTATCTCACCCCCAAGTCGTTCCTCTAACGCTGTAGTCATCAGCTTACCGAAACCGAAGCGGCGGATTGTCCAGGACTGTCCTGTCGGCTGGGTAAGATCCGACAGATTTGCGGGACGCAACCGCCGAGTCCTCATCTATGAAGTCAAATTAGACATGAATTTACAGAACCGTACCTCTATCTATCAACCTGACTGGGTCGCTATCTATGTCCATCCAGACGAAGCACTTGAGAACTTGGAGGGGTGGAAACTACAGGTCGCAGTCCCCTATAATCACCATAGAGAGTATCTCCTCACGGCAGAGAACTCCGTTGTTGTCGATGCGGGATTTGTAGAGGGTGGCTTTGCGTTCATAGCAAACCCAGAGGAGAATCCCTTCCCGATGACAGGGGTCGGCTTTACGGGCTCGCCTGCACCAGGCTTTGATTATCGTCTCTATGATGACACGGGTCGAAGGATAGACTTTGGGATCTCCTGCTATAAGCGATTTGATATCTTTCAGGTGCTCAAGGATCTGGAGGATCCAAGAGTCTTACGGAATGTCTCTCTTAAAGATATTGACTGGAATGCCTCTTGGTTTATCAGAAGTGAGTGGACGGTTCCTGCCGTAGGACTTTACCCCAAAATTGGTAGGAGCGGTTTGTAACCGCTCCGGATTTGGATATAACAACGCTATTTAGATGAATGCAACGCTATAAACTCGTCGACTTCCAGTCGTGCTTGTCTGATAATGCTGCGCAGAGTGCCTTTATCTAATTCTTTATGATTCGGCACAACAACCTGGGTGAGCGGATGATCGCGACGCAAAATTAGGTGGCTGCCACGCTGTCGCCTTAGATAAAAACCTACTTTGGCGAGCGTTTTCATACACGCTTGCCCAGAAATTAGCGGTAACCCACTCATACTGCTAACACGAATGCCTCAAAGCGTTCTTCGGGAATTGGTAACCCATCTTCTTCAAGCACAGCAATATAGCCTTCAATCGCTTCTCTTATATTATCAACCGCTTCCTGCTTCGTTTTCGCTTGACTAATGCAACCCGGTAAACTAAGGCATTCTGCAATCCAATAGCCGTTTTCTCCTGGGTAAATAACAACTTGTCTCATCAATACCTTCGGGCTTGAAACCCTATGCTTTAGCGTGGGGAGGAAG encodes the following:
- a CDS encoding phosphoglycerate dehydrogenase, encoding MNKVLVSDLLSQRGLDVLEESGDFEVDVDLNLSHKELLDRIADYDALLIRSATKVTADVIDKAKQLKVIGRAGVGVDNIDVQAATRNGVLVVNTPTGNTIAAAEHTIAMLLALARNIVPAGISLRNRTWQRNDFIGVELYGKVFGTIGLGRIGREVARRAQAFGMQIIAYDPYISASAAEKIGIRLVERETLFQESDYISVHTHLNAETYHSVGASEFGLMKSSCRLINCARGGIIDEDALYHALKTGQLAGVALDVFESEPATDTPLLDLENVLALPHLGASTSEAQEHVAVEVAQQVMNALRGQPVANAVNQPKIDPRTLDILGPYLELAEKIGSFHAQIVEGQISGIKIHYNGSLFQQEDVTPITVALQKGLLTPVLTDVNYVNAPFLIKQRGIAVTETKSEAEADFANSIAIAITTDRGETVIEGTAFGKKDIRIVRIDQHHINVRPTGYILLIYNSDQPGMIGLMGTILGEHGINIADMTVGRSRLWELAVTLINVDSPVPRHVLQTIAEQKKIDFVKQVFLA
- a CDS encoding fibronectin type III domain-containing protein produces the protein MKIIISLLILMSLLITEAVAQLPAPGPPIGLRATPGDRQFKLTWTHPSGISVDDIDAYKVEWYDSAGQTTGDNILWENSNPTVVEANPHHTFERRHNGTQYIFKMRVYMKSTAGYSDRNGAFSPLRKVTPMMPAPTDFTATLDAPTTGSRTVTLSWTAIPQLPFTTANRDVTDYEYSQNGGASWTSTGSTSTTKTVSGLQNGRSYAFRVRGVRASEVKGLPSRTVVVRPLIDAPGSPGTLNVQRDEDTATLTWSPPSDEESGEITRYEYSDDGGSTWQSTGSTATTYTVTGLEAGETYTFLVRAVYVDGTTSRIISPPSRSSNAVVISLPKPKRRIVQDCPVGWVRSDRFAGRNRRVLIYEVKLDMNLQNRTSIYQPDWVAIYVHPDEALENLEGWKLQVAVPYNHHREYLLTAENSVVVDAGFVEGGFAFIANPEENPFPMTGVGFTGSPAPGFDYRLYDDTGRRIDFGISCYKRFDIFQVLKDLEDPRVLRNVSLKDIDWNASWFIRSEWTVPAVGLYPKIGRSGL
- a CDS encoding type II toxin-antitoxin system HicA family toxin, whose protein sequence is MSGLPLISGQACMKTLAKVGFYLRRQRGSHLILRRDHPLTQVVVPNHKELDKGTLRSIIRQARLEVDEFIALHSSK
- a CDS encoding type II toxin-antitoxin system HicB family antitoxin; its protein translation is MRQVVIYPGENGYWIAECLSLPGCISQAKTKQEAVDNIREAIEGYIAVLEEDGLPIPEERFEAFVLAV